A single genomic interval of Agarivorans aestuarii harbors:
- a CDS encoding sodium-dependent transporter: MSNNTSVSNRWSSNFAYILAATGAAVGLGNIWKFPYIMGENGGGAFVLVYLLCILFIGIPVMMAEVYLGKQGRSTPANAVAKVAIENGRSKNWAFIGGMGVLAGFLVLSFYIVIAGWAVAYIFKSAGGDITAAAGDAKQIGALFGDLTSDPKQLVLWATLVIVGTVVVLAKGVTKGLERIVTLLMPALFVLLTIIMIYAAVTGDFAAAVSFMFSPDFSKLTINGVLMALGHAFFTLSLSSGIMMVYGAYLPEGASIAKTSIYIAIADTVVALMAGLAIYPIVFANGIEPSAGPGLLFVSLPIAFGTMPLGGVISTVFFVMVTVAAFTSALALLESTSAYLVERKGFRRNVAAIVSGSAVWLLSLGTIGSFAGWEFLQFEESPMGKNFFEVLDYITANILLPLGGLFIAVFVGWIVQSDKVKQGMGLESQAFEMFSKSVRFISPIAIAVVFLNAIGLISL, encoded by the coding sequence ATGAGTAATAACACTTCAGTGAGTAATCGCTGGTCAAGTAACTTCGCCTACATTTTGGCTGCCACTGGCGCTGCAGTAGGCTTGGGTAACATTTGGAAATTCCCTTATATTATGGGCGAGAACGGCGGCGGTGCCTTTGTTCTTGTTTATCTTCTTTGTATTCTATTCATTGGTATTCCGGTGATGATGGCCGAAGTTTACTTAGGTAAACAAGGTCGCTCGACCCCTGCCAACGCAGTGGCAAAAGTTGCTATAGAAAATGGCCGTTCGAAGAACTGGGCATTTATTGGTGGCATGGGCGTATTAGCTGGATTTTTGGTTTTAAGCTTTTACATTGTTATTGCTGGTTGGGCAGTTGCGTATATATTCAAATCTGCTGGCGGTGATATTACTGCCGCCGCAGGTGACGCAAAGCAAATCGGCGCCTTATTTGGCGACTTGACTTCAGATCCTAAGCAGCTTGTTTTATGGGCGACTTTGGTCATTGTAGGTACTGTGGTTGTTTTGGCCAAAGGTGTAACCAAAGGCTTAGAGCGCATTGTTACTTTACTAATGCCTGCGCTATTTGTATTGCTGACTATCATCATGATTTACGCAGCAGTAACCGGTGATTTTGCTGCTGCAGTAAGCTTTATGTTCAGCCCTGATTTCTCGAAGCTAACCATTAACGGCGTGCTTATGGCGTTGGGTCATGCTTTCTTCACCTTGAGTTTATCATCAGGCATTATGATGGTTTACGGCGCTTACCTTCCAGAAGGCGCGTCAATCGCTAAAACCTCTATTTACATCGCAATTGCAGATACTGTTGTAGCGCTAATGGCTGGTTTAGCAATTTACCCAATTGTATTTGCTAACGGTATTGAGCCAAGCGCAGGTCCTGGCTTGCTGTTTGTATCGCTGCCAATTGCCTTTGGTACTATGCCACTAGGTGGGGTGATCTCTACGGTATTCTTCGTTATGGTAACCGTTGCTGCCTTTACTTCAGCCTTGGCGTTGCTTGAATCAACTTCTGCTTACTTAGTTGAGCGTAAAGGTTTCCGCCGTAATGTTGCTGCAATTGTTTCTGGTAGTGCGGTTTGGTTATTAAGCCTAGGTACTATTGGCTCATTTGCTGGTTGGGAATTCCTCCAGTTTGAAGAAAGCCCAATGGGTAAAAACTTCTTTGAAGTTCTAGATTACATTACTGCTAACATTCTATTGCCCTTGGGCGGATTGTTTATTGCTGTATTTGTAGGTTGGATTGTTCAATCAGATAAAGTTAAGCAGGGCATGGGCTTAGAAAGCCAAGCATTCGAGATGTTCTCGAAGAGTGTTCGCTTTATTTCTCCAATTGCCATTGCGGTAGTTTTCTTAAACGCTATTGGTTTAATATCGCTTTAA
- a CDS encoding Grx4 family monothiol glutaredoxin, producing the protein METIEKIKQQIAENPILLYMKGSPKFPSCGFSAQTVEAVMQCGERFAYVDILQNPDIRAELPNYADWPTFPQLWVEGELIGGCDIVMEMFRSGELQPLIKETAAKHPAPEAE; encoded by the coding sequence ATGGAAACGATTGAAAAAATCAAACAGCAAATCGCTGAAAACCCAATTCTACTTTACATGAAAGGTTCGCCTAAATTCCCAAGCTGTGGTTTCTCTGCCCAAACAGTAGAAGCTGTAATGCAGTGTGGTGAGCGCTTTGCTTATGTAGATATTCTACAAAATCCAGACATTCGCGCTGAGCTACCAAACTACGCAGATTGGCCAACCTTCCCACAACTATGGGTTGAAGGTGAGTTAATCGGAGGCTGTGACATCGTAATGGAAATGTTCCGCAGCGGTGAACTACAACCTTTAATTAAAGAAACTGCAGCTAAGCACCCAGCGCCTGAAGCAGAATAG
- the hrpA gene encoding ATP-dependent RNA helicase HrpA, which produces MQSALSTYKQQISLALAKDRFRLQRQLGKLNADDIKNNSSSLLKFTQALERSAELSGRRRASIPSIEYPQQLPVAEQKQTIYDAVRDNQVVIIAGETGSGKTTQIPKICLELGLGSRGFIGHTQPRRLAARSVAARIAEELNTPVGELVGYKIRFNDQIKNDSLIKLMTDGMLLAEMQQDRFLSQYEVLIIDEAHERSLNIDFTLGVLRQLLPKRPDLKVIITSATIDPQRFSKHFNDAPVIEVSGRTYPVETRYRPLNEGEQTKDILEGLADAVDELYREKPGDILIFMNGEREIRDATDYLQKRQLRDTEVLPLYSRLSNAEQNKIFSSHRGRRIVLATNVAETSLTVPGIRYVIDPGTARISRYSYRSKVQRLPIEAISQASANQRKGRCGRVAEGICIRLYSEEDFEGRAEFTDPEILRTNLASVILQMLGLRLGKLEDFPFIDMPDQRNIKDGLNLLEEIGALKQQHGKPSLSALGREVIKFPIDPRLARMMVAAKQFDCVQEMMVICAALSIQDPRERPNDRKQAADQKHARFVDKDSDFSSYLLLWRYLQEQQKALSGNQFRKQCKQEFLAYMRIREWQDLVFQLSTVVKELDYSVNQNEANYDAIHQAITAGLLSHLGFKDKDREFLGARNARFVVFPGSSQAKKPPKWVVAAELVETSRLFARGVAKIQPAWLENQAIHLIKRSYSEPHWSTKQQAVMAYESVRLYGVALVNKRLVNYGKIDPAVAREVFIRSALVEGQWQTKHAFFKQNQLLLDDAEALEQKQRRRDVRVDDQVLYDFYAERLPADIVSASHFNRWWKETSKKQADLLSFSKQMLYQHDASHITEKQYPDQWQFEQVSVALSYVFEPGQSDDGVSAHIPLALLNQLDFTRFEWQIPAFREDLINALIKSLPKPIRRNFVPVPNYVKAFVQAVPHAEGNLLEVLTKQLLRMTGVKIPEDAWNVDSVADHLKVNFKVINDQGKVVAQGRSYQVLQEKLQDQVEQSIAEIAPSSFAEQAKVSEWSFGELPELIEEQRQGYQITAYPALVDEGKTVALKLFDKQEEAGWSQTRGLSKLLQLNIPSPMSYLQQHLPNKAKLGLYFNPFGRVDVLLDDCCLAVIDKYSQLESVNNPAAFQALCDKVRAELATETLDAVVLVEQILSLHYSINKQLKGKVGFDRVLAHADIKAQLNALVHKGFVREVGLQRLSDLQRYLKAIERRLEKLAIDSHKDRLAMQQIETALERYKELALPVYDQQGQELRWMIEELRVSLFAQQLGTKYPVSLKRVLNHISELQKRK; this is translated from the coding sequence TTGCAATCGGCTCTCTCTACCTATAAACAACAGATATCATTGGCCTTAGCCAAAGACCGTTTTCGTCTCCAGCGTCAGCTTGGCAAATTAAATGCGGATGATATAAAGAACAACAGTTCGTCATTACTTAAGTTTACTCAAGCGCTTGAGCGCTCAGCCGAGCTTAGCGGCCGCCGACGAGCCTCCATCCCAAGTATTGAGTACCCTCAACAGCTACCGGTTGCTGAGCAAAAACAAACCATATATGACGCAGTACGTGACAACCAAGTGGTTATCATTGCGGGCGAAACTGGCTCGGGTAAAACCACCCAAATACCTAAAATCTGTTTAGAACTAGGGTTAGGAAGCCGCGGTTTTATTGGTCATACCCAGCCTCGTCGCTTGGCTGCGCGTAGTGTGGCAGCGAGAATTGCTGAAGAACTCAACACTCCGGTTGGTGAATTAGTGGGTTACAAAATCCGCTTTAACGATCAAATCAAGAATGACAGCCTAATCAAACTGATGACCGATGGCATGTTGTTGGCAGAGATGCAGCAAGATCGGTTTTTATCGCAGTATGAAGTATTGATCATTGATGAGGCGCACGAGCGTAGTTTAAATATCGACTTCACTTTAGGCGTGCTTAGGCAGTTATTACCAAAGCGACCAGACTTAAAAGTTATTATTACTTCTGCCACCATTGACCCTCAGCGTTTTTCTAAACATTTTAACGATGCGCCGGTGATTGAAGTATCAGGGCGTACCTACCCAGTAGAAACCCGTTATCGCCCCTTAAATGAAGGCGAACAAACTAAGGATATATTGGAAGGTTTAGCTGACGCAGTGGACGAACTGTATCGAGAAAAGCCCGGCGATATCCTTATCTTCATGAACGGTGAGCGCGAAATTCGCGACGCGACCGATTACCTGCAAAAGCGCCAATTGCGCGACACCGAAGTATTGCCACTCTACTCGCGCTTATCTAATGCGGAGCAGAATAAGATATTTTCCTCTCATCGTGGCCGCCGAATCGTTCTAGCTACTAACGTTGCAGAAACAAGTTTAACCGTGCCGGGCATTCGTTACGTGATTGACCCAGGTACAGCGCGGATTAGTCGCTATAGCTATCGCTCCAAAGTGCAGCGTTTACCTATTGAAGCAATTTCTCAAGCTAGCGCGAACCAGCGTAAAGGACGCTGTGGGCGTGTGGCAGAAGGTATTTGTATTCGCTTGTACAGCGAAGAAGATTTTGAAGGGCGCGCCGAGTTTACTGATCCTGAAATTCTTCGAACCAACTTAGCGTCGGTTATTTTGCAAATGCTCGGCTTAAGACTTGGTAAACTGGAAGACTTCCCGTTTATTGATATGCCCGATCAGCGAAATATTAAAGATGGTTTAAACCTATTAGAAGAAATTGGTGCGCTAAAGCAGCAACATGGCAAACCTAGCCTTAGTGCCTTGGGTAGAGAAGTCATTAAGTTTCCTATCGATCCACGTTTAGCTCGAATGATGGTCGCCGCTAAGCAATTTGATTGTGTACAAGAAATGATGGTGATTTGTGCTGCTTTGTCGATTCAAGATCCGCGAGAGCGACCCAATGATCGTAAGCAGGCGGCAGATCAAAAACATGCTCGCTTTGTCGATAAAGACTCCGACTTCTCCAGCTATTTGTTGCTATGGCGCTATTTGCAAGAACAGCAAAAGGCTTTATCGGGCAACCAGTTTAGAAAACAATGTAAGCAAGAGTTTCTGGCTTATATGCGTATTCGTGAATGGCAGGATTTGGTTTTTCAGTTATCTACGGTAGTTAAAGAGCTGGATTACAGCGTTAATCAAAATGAAGCGAACTACGACGCGATTCACCAAGCGATTACTGCTGGCTTACTTAGCCACCTAGGTTTTAAAGATAAAGACCGGGAGTTTTTAGGTGCACGCAATGCTCGCTTTGTGGTGTTCCCTGGCTCAAGTCAGGCTAAAAAGCCACCTAAATGGGTGGTTGCAGCCGAACTGGTTGAAACATCCCGCTTATTTGCTCGCGGAGTCGCCAAAATTCAACCTGCTTGGTTAGAAAACCAAGCTATTCATTTAATAAAGCGTTCATACAGCGAACCTCATTGGTCGACTAAACAACAAGCTGTAATGGCTTACGAGAGTGTCCGTTTGTACGGCGTTGCTCTGGTAAACAAACGCCTGGTTAACTACGGCAAAATAGATCCCGCAGTGGCGCGTGAGGTATTTATTCGTTCTGCCTTGGTAGAAGGGCAGTGGCAAACAAAACACGCCTTCTTCAAACAAAATCAGCTATTACTCGACGATGCTGAAGCCTTAGAGCAAAAGCAAAGGCGCCGTGATGTTCGGGTTGATGACCAAGTGCTGTATGACTTTTACGCTGAGCGTTTACCTGCAGACATCGTTTCGGCTAGTCACTTTAATCGCTGGTGGAAAGAGACCAGTAAAAAGCAGGCCGACTTGCTGAGCTTTTCCAAGCAAATGCTTTATCAGCATGACGCGAGTCATATTACAGAAAAGCAATATCCCGATCAGTGGCAATTTGAACAGGTTTCTGTTGCCTTAAGTTATGTGTTTGAACCGGGCCAAAGTGACGACGGCGTAAGTGCTCATATTCCTTTAGCGCTGTTGAATCAATTAGATTTCACTCGTTTTGAATGGCAAATCCCTGCATTTCGAGAAGATTTAATTAATGCTTTGATTAAATCTTTGCCTAAGCCGATTCGTCGTAACTTCGTGCCAGTACCAAACTACGTAAAAGCCTTTGTGCAAGCCGTACCGCATGCTGAAGGGAATTTGTTAGAGGTTCTCACCAAACAGCTTTTAAGGATGACTGGGGTGAAGATCCCTGAAGATGCCTGGAATGTAGATTCGGTGGCCGATCACCTTAAAGTCAACTTTAAAGTGATTAACGACCAAGGAAAAGTGGTCGCGCAAGGCCGCTCTTATCAAGTTTTGCAAGAGAAACTGCAAGACCAAGTAGAGCAAAGTATTGCTGAAATAGCCCCAAGCTCTTTTGCAGAGCAAGCTAAAGTTAGTGAGTGGAGTTTTGGCGAACTGCCCGAGCTGATTGAAGAGCAGCGCCAAGGTTATCAAATCACTGCTTATCCTGCCTTGGTCGACGAAGGTAAAACTGTCGCGCTGAAGTTATTCGATAAACAAGAAGAAGCAGGCTGGAGTCAAACCAGAGGGTTAAGCAAGTTACTACAGCTTAACATTCCTTCTCCTATGAGTTACTTACAGCAGCATTTACCCAACAAAGCCAAATTGGGCTTGTACTTTAATCCTTTTGGTCGGGTGGATGTACTGCTAGACGATTGTTGCTTAGCAGTTATCGACAAGTACTCTCAATTGGAGAGTGTGAATAATCCAGCAGCATTTCAAGCTTTATGCGATAAAGTGCGAGCAGAGCTTGCTACAGAAACCCTAGATGCTGTGGTCTTAGTCGAGCAAATTCTTAGTTTGCATTATTCAATTAATAAGCAACTAAAGGGCAAAGTAGGTTTTGATAGAGTATTGGCGCACGCAGACATTAAGGCGCAGTTAAACGCTTTAGTGCATAAAGGCTTTGTACGTGAAGTAGGGCTGCAACGTTTGAGTGACTTGCAGCGTTACTTAAAAGCCATTGAGCGACGCCTTGAAAAGTTAGCCATCGATTCTCATAAAGACCGCTTGGCGATGCAACAAATTGAGACAGCCCTAGAGCGGTATAAAGAATTGGCCTTGCCTGTGTATGATCAACAGGGCCAAGAGTTAAGGTGGATGATAGAAGAATTGCGGGTATCGTTATTCGCTCAGCAATTGGGTACCAAGTATCCGGTGTCATTAAAGCGGGTCCTTAATCATATTAGTGAATTGCAAAAAAGGAAGTAA
- a CDS encoding SelT/SelW/SelH family protein: MEQQDTVLPKVEIYYCSLCGWLLRASWLSQELLTTFSQELSEVALKPASSGRFQIYLDGQLIWCRKADNGFPEAKILKQRVRNIIAPDMDLGHSDTK; encoded by the coding sequence GTGGAACAGCAAGACACAGTATTACCCAAAGTTGAAATTTATTACTGCAGTTTATGTGGTTGGTTATTAAGAGCCTCTTGGCTTAGCCAAGAATTACTCACGACCTTTTCGCAAGAGTTATCGGAAGTGGCACTTAAACCCGCTTCAAGCGGGCGTTTCCAAATCTACCTCGATGGCCAACTCATTTGGTGCCGAAAGGCCGATAATGGTTTTCCAGAAGCCAAGATCTTAAAACAGCGGGTACGTAATATTATTGCGCCAGACATGGACTTGGGGCATAGCGACACTAAGTAG
- a CDS encoding DEAD/DEAH box helicase, whose product MTESSSSSFEQFALPETILNAISEIGFETPSPIQEKTIPLLLEGHDVLGLAQTGTGKTAAFSLPLIAKLDPKLNAPQMLVLAPTRELANQVADAIKDFSRNIPGLRVLAIYGGADYGQQIKELRRGPQIVVGTPGRTIDHLDRGKLKLDQLKALVLDEADEMLRMGFIDDVERIMRDMPKERQTALFSATMPPAIKNITKNYMSEPKEVKIAAKTQTVSNIDQFYWHVAGLNKIEALARILEVNCDSASIIFARTKTSTTDIAERLEAKGFSVAALNGDMNQSMRERTITRLKAGKLDIVVATDVAARGLDVERIGLVVNFDIPYDAEAYVHRIGRTGRAGRSGKAVMFVGFREQRLLRNIERVTRQKIEQMQLPTREEIEKKRVSSFQDKLAAAVENAKLEDYQSIASELASNLGMSELELATALLFQAQTARPFKLPADPEPRSARFSKDKERGHRGQRGERSERGERNHRGQRGAERDSRGEGGAKRKRRTADVEMNTYRVDAGKEHGVQTKHIVGAIANEANISSDYIGSVKLFDSYSTVELPSGMPEKTFNHLKRSFVRQRAMRLELIAQ is encoded by the coding sequence ATGACAGAATCCAGCAGTTCAAGTTTTGAGCAATTCGCTCTACCTGAAACGATTTTAAACGCTATTTCCGAGATAGGATTTGAGACGCCGTCTCCGATTCAGGAAAAGACCATTCCGTTACTGCTGGAAGGACATGATGTACTTGGCTTGGCACAAACTGGTACCGGTAAAACGGCCGCGTTTTCTCTTCCTTTAATTGCCAAACTTGATCCAAAGCTTAATGCCCCGCAAATGTTGGTTCTTGCACCAACGCGTGAGCTAGCAAACCAAGTTGCTGATGCAATTAAAGATTTTAGCCGCAATATTCCTGGCTTACGTGTATTAGCTATTTATGGCGGTGCAGATTACGGTCAGCAAATTAAAGAGCTACGTCGTGGCCCGCAAATTGTTGTAGGTACGCCTGGTCGTACTATCGACCATCTAGATCGCGGTAAGTTAAAACTAGATCAACTTAAAGCCTTAGTACTAGATGAAGCAGACGAAATGCTTCGTATGGGCTTTATTGATGATGTTGAGCGCATTATGCGTGATATGCCAAAAGAACGCCAAACGGCTTTGTTCTCGGCAACTATGCCGCCAGCAATTAAAAACATCACCAAAAACTACATGTCTGAGCCAAAAGAAGTAAAAATTGCTGCGAAGACTCAAACGGTTTCAAATATCGACCAGTTCTACTGGCATGTTGCAGGTTTAAACAAAATAGAAGCGTTGGCCCGCATTCTAGAAGTTAACTGCGATAGCGCTTCAATTATTTTCGCTCGTACTAAAACCTCTACTACCGATATTGCAGAGCGTCTAGAAGCGAAAGGCTTTAGTGTTGCAGCCTTAAACGGCGACATGAACCAAAGCATGCGTGAACGCACTATCACACGCTTAAAAGCGGGTAAGTTAGATATCGTGGTTGCAACCGACGTAGCTGCGCGTGGCTTAGACGTAGAACGTATTGGTTTAGTCGTTAACTTCGACATCCCTTACGACGCAGAAGCTTATGTTCACCGTATTGGCCGTACTGGCCGAGCAGGACGTAGCGGTAAAGCGGTTATGTTTGTTGGTTTCCGTGAGCAGCGCTTGTTACGCAATATTGAACGTGTAACTCGTCAAAAGATCGAGCAAATGCAGCTACCTACTCGTGAAGAAATCGAGAAGAAGCGTGTTTCTAGCTTCCAAGACAAGCTCGCTGCAGCTGTAGAAAACGCTAAGCTCGAAGATTACCAAAGCATCGCATCTGAATTGGCCAGCAACCTAGGCATGAGCGAACTTGAACTCGCTACAGCTTTGTTGTTCCAAGCGCAAACAGCACGTCCGTTTAAACTACCTGCTGATCCAGAGCCTCGCTCAGCGCGCTTTAGCAAAGACAAAGAGCGCGGCCACCGAGGCCAACGTGGCGAGCGCAGTGAACGTGGTGAACGCAACCATCGTGGACAACGTGGCGCTGAGCGCGATAGCCGTGGTGAAGGTGGCGCTAAACGCAAACGCCGCACTGCAGATGTAGAGATGAATACTTACCGCGTTGACGCAGGTAAAGAACACGGTGTGCAAACCAAGCATATTGTTGGTGCTATTGCTAACGAAGCAAACATTAGCAGTGACTACATTGGTAGCGTTAAGTTGTTCGATAGCTACTCAACCGTAGAATTACCAAGTGGTATGCCTGAGAAGACATTTAATCACTTAAAGCGTAGCTTTGTACGTCAACGTGCAATGCGCTTAGAGTTAATTGCCCAATAG
- the sodB gene encoding superoxide dismutase [Fe], with product MAFTLPELPYAQDALEPHISAETLSFHYSKHHNTYVVKLNGLIEGTDLAEKSLEEIVKSSTGGVFNNAAQVWNHTFYWNCLAPNAGGQPTGALAAAIDASFGSFEEFKAKFTDSAINNFGSSWTWLVKNADGSLAIVNTSNAATPLTDEGVTPLLTCDLWEHAYYIDYRNVRPDYLNAFWALVNWEFASANFA from the coding sequence ATGGCATTTACATTACCTGAATTACCATACGCACAAGACGCACTTGAGCCACACATCTCAGCTGAGACTTTGTCTTTCCACTACAGTAAGCACCACAATACCTACGTAGTAAAACTAAACGGTTTAATTGAAGGCACTGACCTAGCAGAGAAAAGTTTAGAAGAGATTGTTAAGTCTTCTACTGGTGGCGTATTTAACAACGCAGCTCAAGTTTGGAACCACACCTTCTACTGGAACTGTTTAGCGCCAAATGCTGGTGGCCAACCAACTGGTGCTCTAGCAGCCGCTATCGATGCAAGCTTCGGTTCTTTTGAAGAGTTCAAAGCTAAATTCACCGACAGCGCTATTAACAACTTTGGTTCTAGCTGGACTTGGTTAGTTAAAAACGCTGACGGCAGCCTAGCCATTGTTAACACTAGCAACGCTGCTACCCCACTTACAGATGAAGGCGTAACTCCGCTTCTTACCTGTGACCTATGGGAACACGCTTACTACATTGATTACCGCAATGTTCGCCCTGATTACCTAAATGCTTTCTGGGCATTAGTAAACTGGGAATTCGCTTCTGCAAACTTTGCATAA
- a CDS encoding CBS domain-containing protein, protein MPENLKVRDYMLMRPVCFTAKQPIAEVVHSLLEHKQLGAPVIDEQKHVIGWISEQDCLKSLLEATYHCETVSLVEDLMRCDVLSVGPETSILELAQSMLMQKPKMYPVIEQGKLLGLITREEVLAGIDKHLHSCYKQVS, encoded by the coding sequence ATGCCCGAGAACCTCAAAGTGCGCGATTACATGTTAATGCGCCCGGTTTGCTTTACCGCAAAACAACCCATCGCAGAAGTTGTACATAGCTTGCTAGAACATAAACAACTAGGTGCTCCAGTGATTGATGAACAAAAGCACGTTATCGGTTGGATCTCCGAGCAAGACTGCTTAAAGAGTTTGCTTGAAGCTACATATCATTGTGAAACGGTCTCGTTAGTTGAAGATTTAATGCGCTGTGATGTGCTAAGCGTTGGCCCTGAAACTAGTATTTTAGAACTCGCCCAAAGCATGTTAATGCAAAAACCCAAAATGTATCCGGTCATCGAGCAGGGCAAGTTACTGGGCCTAATTACTCGTGAAGAGGTCTTAGCGGGCATCGATAAACATCTACATAGTTGCTATAAGCAGGTGAGTTAG
- the dacB gene encoding D-alanyl-D-alanine carboxypeptidase/D-alanyl-D-alanine endopeptidase, which yields MFAIVRSSIFLFIFLKSFVVHAIAEPPGALISYVSPDSSQHADILLTPASTLKVVTATAALKQLGKDYRYSTSLSVKPSPQGMHIRLHMRGDPSFTSQDLVALLSKAKAQLGSKVASVQVDDGEFTGHSRSQGQVWNDIGICFAAPASSLNIDNNCINGNLKPGKVGQLSRLHISDSSLLNIDNQIVTVSPNHPRCEQNLLVGEHNQYSLQGCIKADRSMMPLRFSINDEHRYFSTKLKRGLARAGLSYKGSIAYQQQLSLYPELFNHQSAPLLDLLEYMLVESDNLTADSIFKTLAIEQQRAGTFQQASEVVVEELSALGLDLSRTQIRDGSGLSRENLISANLLYQIMLLWQSDPKLQPLIERLPLAGETGTLKYRRSVTRAPLKKQVRAKSGYVNGVINLVGFIEKSGQFRPFVLMVNGVSLNEAEATAVRKRQTLHPVLRYEKEWLEQQWQMLN from the coding sequence ATGTTCGCTATTGTTAGATCTTCAATCTTCCTATTTATCTTCCTTAAATCATTTGTTGTACACGCTATTGCTGAGCCCCCAGGTGCCTTGATTAGTTATGTTAGCCCGGATAGTTCGCAACACGCTGATATATTGCTAACGCCTGCTAGCACCTTAAAAGTTGTCACTGCAACCGCCGCCTTAAAGCAGTTAGGTAAAGACTATCGCTATTCTACCTCACTCAGTGTTAAACCTAGTCCGCAAGGAATGCATATTCGCTTGCATATGCGTGGTGACCCTAGTTTTACTAGCCAAGACTTAGTTGCGCTATTGAGCAAGGCTAAAGCGCAATTGGGCAGTAAAGTGGCTTCTGTTCAAGTTGATGACGGTGAGTTCACCGGTCATAGTCGAAGCCAAGGGCAGGTGTGGAATGACATCGGTATTTGTTTTGCTGCGCCAGCCAGCTCTTTAAATATTGATAACAATTGTATTAACGGTAATTTAAAGCCGGGCAAGGTAGGGCAGTTAAGCCGCCTACATATTAGTGATTCAAGTTTACTCAACATCGACAATCAAATTGTTACTGTGAGTCCAAACCATCCTCGTTGCGAACAAAATTTGTTGGTGGGAGAGCATAATCAGTATTCACTACAAGGATGCATAAAAGCTGACCGCTCTATGATGCCGCTGCGTTTTTCCATTAATGATGAACATCGTTACTTTAGTACTAAACTAAAGCGTGGTTTGGCAAGAGCAGGCTTAAGCTATAAAGGCAGCATTGCTTATCAACAACAGCTTAGCCTATACCCAGAGCTTTTTAACCACCAATCAGCTCCTTTGTTGGACTTGTTAGAGTATATGCTGGTTGAGTCTGACAACTTAACTGCCGACAGTATTTTTAAAACCTTGGCCATAGAGCAGCAGCGTGCAGGGACTTTTCAGCAAGCCAGTGAAGTAGTGGTTGAGGAATTAAGTGCTTTGGGGCTAGATCTTAGTCGCACTCAAATCCGTGATGGCTCGGGTTTATCTAGAGAGAACCTGATTAGTGCAAACTTGTTGTATCAGATTATGCTGTTGTGGCAATCAGATCCAAAGCTACAGCCACTAATTGAACGACTCCCTCTTGCTGGTGAAACTGGCACCCTAAAGTATCGTCGTAGCGTTACTAGAGCGCCTTTAAAAAAGCAAGTTAGAGCGAAAAGTGGTTATGTTAACGGGGTTATAAACTTAGTTGGCTTTATCGAAAAAAGTGGGCAGTTCAGGCCATTTGTTCTCATGGTCAATGGGGTTTCTTTGAACGAAGCCGAAGCCACAGCTGTAAGGAAAAGACAAACCCTGCATCCCGTACTACGCTATGAAAAAGAATGGTTAGAACAACAATGGCAAATGCTTAACTGA